Proteins found in one Enterobacter sp. RHBSTW-00175 genomic segment:
- a CDS encoding HNH endonuclease: protein MALTAIRIPESDYLNECFYYEQKTGELFWKHRPLKHFSSSSMQKQLNTRFAGKPAGAFIKTKTGAYRIVRLDGVIYYAHRLIFKMVNGVEPEVVDHIDGNTTNNRIENLRSCTNQDNSKNARLSKTNTSGHTGVNWSHQKKKWWANIVINAKQIYLGSFADFNKAVEARRNAEIKYGFHDNHGKNRTRFTGETGNER from the coding sequence ATGGCGCTGACAGCGATAAGAATTCCTGAATCAGATTATCTCAACGAGTGCTTTTATTACGAACAAAAAACTGGAGAGTTGTTTTGGAAACATCGTCCTTTAAAACACTTTTCATCATCAAGTATGCAAAAACAGTTAAATACAAGGTTTGCAGGTAAACCTGCTGGCGCTTTTATTAAAACCAAAACAGGAGCATATCGTATCGTGCGGTTAGATGGCGTCATTTACTATGCCCATCGTCTGATATTTAAAATGGTTAATGGTGTTGAACCCGAAGTAGTCGATCACATTGATGGGAACACCACTAATAACAGAATAGAAAACCTACGTTCATGTACAAACCAAGACAATAGTAAGAATGCGCGCTTATCTAAAACCAACACATCCGGCCATACAGGGGTGAACTGGTCACATCAAAAGAAAAAATGGTGGGCAAATATTGTCATAAACGCGAAGCAAATATATCTGGGCTCTTTCGCGGATTTCAATAAAGCAGTCGAGGCAAGACGAAACGCAGAAATTAAATATGGATTTCATGATAACCACGGAAAAAACAGAACACGATTCACGGGAGAAACCGGAAATGAACGATAA